One Mycobacteroides abscessus ATCC 19977 genomic window carries:
- a CDS encoding histidine phosphatase family protein, which yields MGVIYLVRHGQAANYSSSPDSPLTSIGQQQAENVAAELARRGLGGVRVLHGGMKRQRQTAEAITMTLRSEPQQDDRWDEYDYKEIVGNSRMRRLASMNTVKSLAKGNTQAILEDGLAQWASTDSSGEYAESYTRFQQRVLAAMAHATQLDGDTVVATSAGVIGMIVADLWGGSVSNWLTAQRVVINSSITSLVNGKRGISLLAFNDHTHLIGDGGNRDLVTYR from the coding sequence ATGGGCGTCATCTACCTGGTCCGGCATGGTCAGGCTGCCAACTACTCGAGCAGTCCCGATAGCCCGCTGACCAGCATCGGGCAGCAGCAGGCCGAAAACGTGGCGGCCGAGCTCGCGCGCCGCGGACTCGGAGGCGTGCGGGTCCTGCACGGCGGGATGAAGCGGCAACGGCAGACCGCCGAGGCGATCACGATGACGCTGCGGTCCGAGCCACAACAGGACGACCGCTGGGACGAGTACGACTATAAGGAGATCGTCGGGAACTCCCGGATGCGCCGGCTGGCGTCGATGAACACCGTTAAGAGTCTCGCCAAAGGAAACACCCAGGCCATCCTGGAAGATGGGCTGGCCCAGTGGGCGAGCACCGATTCATCCGGCGAATACGCGGAGAGCTATACGCGTTTTCAGCAGCGGGTACTGGCTGCCATGGCCCATGCCACCCAGCTCGACGGCGACACCGTGGTCGCTACCTCCGCCGGTGTCATCGGCATGATCGTCGCGGATCTGTGGGGCGGAAGTGTATCGAATTGGCTTACCGCACAACGTGTTGTCATCAATTCCTCGATAACGTCACTCGTCAACGGCAAGCGCGGAATCAGCCTACTCGCCTTCAACGACCACACCCATCTGATCGGCGACGGCGGCAACCGGGATCTGGTGACTTACCGCTAG